The Streptomyces tendae DNA segment ACCTCGACTTCGATCATGCGCTTCCTCGTCGGCTCCGGCGGACACACCGGCTCCGACCCTACCCGTCTCCCTTCACCTGCGCGGAAGCGGAACCGGAGCCCGCCGGTCCGGCATCCGCCCGCCCCGGGCTCCCCCGACGCGGGCGCCTCCGCGCCGGAGCCGCCGACAGCGTGGGCGACGCCGACCGAGCTGGGTCCCTCCGCCGACTGGTACCGCCCGCCGGGGCGTGGCTGCCCGCCGTTCCCGGAGATCTACGGGGCCGTGCGGGTCGGGGCCGGTGGCAGCGGGGGCGTTAGCGGAGTGGGGGCTGCTCGCCGGGCCGGGACTGCTCGCCGGGGCGAGGGTGCCCGCTGTCCCGGGCATCTACGGAGCCGTCCGGAATGGGGCCGTCGGCAGCGCTGGGTAGGTTCCCCATGCTGGGGCCGCCCGCCGGGCCGGCATCGCCTGCCGGGCCGGGCACCGGCGATCCGGGGTCCGCCGAGCCAGGCCCCCCTGAGCCCGGCGTCGCCATCCCCCTCCCGGACGTCCTCAGCGTCAGCGCCGCCGCGACGCCCGCCAGCGTGCCCCACAGCACCGCGGCGCTCGTCCCGTCGCCGAGCCCGGACGCCGCCTGGAGCAGACCCCGGTAGTTCCACGACCCGTCGACCACCGCCACACGCACCAGATGCCGGGCCAGCAGCCCGAGGACGACCGCACAGACCGCGCCCGCCGCCATCGCCGGGACCGAGACATGGGTGAGCACCCCGGGCAGCCACCGCAGCGCGCACCAGACCACGGCCAGCAGCAGCACGTCTCCGAGCCGGACCAGCAGCCAGTCGCCGAAGGGACCCCGGCCGGACCGGACCACGCGCTCAGCACCAGCCACTGGCGCAGCAGATCGCCCGGTTCGCTGAGGAACCCTGCACCCGTGAACGCCGTCTGGATCCGCGCCGCGTTCTCCTGGTACGACAGCACGACCACCGACACCGCGACCACCGCCGTTCCCACGGTGGCGGCCACGAGCGCGGCCCGTGCCGGTACGTTCCCGCGGGGCTGCGGCTCCGCGTGCTTCAGTGCCAGCCGGGTCACGAACACCGTCCACACCGCCGCGGCCAGCGCCAGCGGCACCAGAACCGTCCGCCCGGAAGAGGAGAGCCCGGCCAGGTGTGGCAGGAAGCGGTAACTGCCGTGTCCCCCAGCGGCGATCAGCCAGGGGACGACACCGTCACCGCCAGGGTGCCCGCCACCAGGCCCCAGGCCCACAACGCCAGCAGGGCCGGCCGGACCCGCCCGCGCTCCGCGGGGATCCGCCGGACGAGCAGCAGGGCCCCGGCCGCGTAGAACACGAACACGGCGACGAAGCGGATCTGCATCGCCGTGTGGTGGAGGCCGAGGTAGTGGGAACCGTCGGACGTCGACACGGCGGACCCGTCCGCGAGAGCGCCGGCGTAGGGGTCGTACGCCCACGGGTACAGCCAGCTCCGCAGGGCGGCGTCCGTCTCGATGCCGAGCACCCCCGCGGCCCCGTCCAACTGCAGGGCGTCGGCGCCGGCCCCGCCCACCACAGCAGCAGCGTCAGCATCAACCCGCCGCCACGGCCGGTATCGCCGCGTACCGGTACTCCATGTGCCGCCCCCCTCCCCGGTTTCACCGTCGACGCCACGAAGTCGTCGTGGCCCGGGGGACGTTACGCGCCTGCGATCACGTGGGGATCACGGTGCCGCTGTGCACGGCTGAGGCGCGGGCGTGGCACCCGACCGGAAACGGAAGCGTGTTCGCGCCGGAAGCGGGAACGAGTGGTCGCACGGACCGCCCGGTCCGCACGTCACAGCTCCACCGCAACATCTCAGGAGGCCTTCATGATGGTCGTCGGTATCGTCGCCGTCTGCGTGGTCATCGCCGTGCTCGCGTTCTTCGTCCCCCGTCTGTCGCGGCACCCTCAGAACGGCACGCAACGCACGCTCGGCTTCGGCTCCCGGGCAGGTTCCAAGGCTCCGGGCCCGCTCGGGCGGCTGCTCAGCAAGCCCTTCAGCTCCAGCTCCCGTGCGGTCGGCCGCAGTGGCTCCGCCGGCCGTCGGGCGCGCGGCAAGATGCCGTTCTGACACGCGCCCGCGTGCCCGTCACGACGTGGCGGCCGGTGTGTCCGTCGCGTACCGGGGACGGCCGGCGGGCCGGTAGACCTGGATCGTCACCCCGCCCGGTGTGGACCGACAGTCGACCAGGTCGAGGGCGCTGTCCGGGCCGTCCTGAGGGAACAGCCGCGTCCCCTGGCCCACGATCACCGGATAGGTGAGCAGGACGAACTCGTCGACCAGACCGTGGGCCGCGAGCCACCGCACCAGCTGCCCGCTGCCGTGCACCTGCAGCTCGCCCTGCCCCCGCTCCTTGAGCTCGCGGACGGCGGTGGTGAGGTCACCGGAGAGGACGGTCGTGCGCGCCCATTGCGGGCGGGTGAGCGTCGAGGAGACGACGTACTTCGGCCGGGCGTGCAGGGGTGCCGCGACCGGGTTGCTCTCCGGGTCGGGCATGACGCCCCAGGAGCCCGCGAAGATCTCGTACGTCCGGCGCCCGAACAGGAACGCGTCGGCGCGCCCGTACACCTCGCCGAGGTGGGCCATCGCCTCCTCGTCGACCAGCGGCAGGGCCCACCCGCCGCGCTCGAAGCCGCCGCTGCGGTCCTCCTCCGAGCCGCCGAGGCCCTGCATGACCCCGTCGACGGAGACGTTGGTGATGGTCGTCAGCTTCATGGTGTCCGCTCCTGGCCGCCGGGGCGGCGTCGTGTGCCGCTTCCGATGAAGGTGTCCGATGAGGGTGACTCGTCCGGCCACGCGAACTCATCGCGGCCGGGCGTGGTCCGTGAACTCCCCGTGCGCTGCCCGCGCGCGCCCGGGCAGCCGGGCGAGCCGAGGGCCGTCGCTGTCCTCCACGGCGCATACTGTCCGTGACGCGCCGGCGCGGACGGGAGACCGCACATGAGCACACCGAGGGTCGACTACCAGGCCTTGTTCTCGGTCATGCCCAGCCCTTACCTGGTGCTGGACCCCGACCTCGTGGTGGTCGAGGTCAACGAGATGTACCTCAGTGTGACCGGCCGTGCCCGCCACGACCTGATCGGTCACCATCTGTTCGACGTCTACCCGGAGAACCCCGACGATCCGGCGGCGGACGGCATCCGCAACCTGAGCGCTTCCTTCCAGCGGGTCCTCGAGACGGGGGAACCGGACTCCCTGGCCGTGCAGCGGTACGACCTCGCGGTGCCCGGCCGCCCCGGCGAGTTCCAGGAACGGTGGTGGTCGCCGGTCAACACACCTGTCCTCGGACCCGACGGCGAGATCGCGTGGATCGTGCACCGCGTCGAGGACATGACCGAGTTCCTGCTGTCCCGCACGGCGCGCGACGCGCCGACGGGCGGGGGCAGGACCCGGGCCGCGGCGGAGGCAGAGCTGTACGCGCGGGCGCGGGAACTCCAGGAGACCAACGAGAAGCTCCGCGCCGCGCACGACTGGGAACGCCGGACCGCCCTGGCCCTGCAGGAGGTCATGCTGCACGCCCCGGACCTGGCCTCCCACCGCGGCATCGCCGTGCGCTACATGCCGGCCACCCGGTCCCTCAACGTGTGCGGCGACTGGTACGACGTGGTGGACCTGGCGGACGACAGCTTCACCGTCGCGGTGGGCGACGTCGTCGGCCACGGCCTGGAGGCGGCCGCCGTCATGGGCATGCTCCGCAGCGCCCTGTCCGCCGCCGTACGCGCCATCCAGGAGCCCGGCGGGGCGATGGATCTCCTCAGCCGCTACGCCCGCACCTTCGAGGGCGCGCTCGCGACGACGGCGGCCAAGGCCGTCGTCGACACCCGCGGGCGGCGCATCACCTACACCTGCGCCGGCCACCCCCCACCGCTCCTGGGAAGCCCGGACGGCACGGTGCTCCTGCTGGACCAGGCCACCGACCCACCGCTCGGCATCCTCACCGAGCGGACCCCGCGCCCCCAGGCCACGGTCGACTACCTGCCGGGCGACACCCTCGTGCTGTACACCGACGGGCTCATCGAACGCCGGGGCGAGGACATCGACGCGGGCCTGCTCCGCCTCACCGACGCGCTCGCCGGCCACGCGCAGCTGGACCCTGAGCCCCTGGCCGACACCCTGCTCACCCGCCTGGGCGTGGCCGACGGAGGCCGCGACGACATCGCCCTGATCGTGGTACGCCTCTGAGCGTCCCTCTCCGTCCTGCCCTTGGAGTTCCCCGTGCCGCGCCCCTCGAGCATCGACGCCCTCGTCTTCGACGTGCCGACCCGGCCGTCCACCGGCCGGCCGTCGACGCCTCGGGGACGCCGCCGCAACGGCTGTTCATGGTCGCCGCCCACGCCTGGGAGACCCGCGCCGAGCGCAGAGGCCAGGTATGCGGTGCGCGTACGTCGCCCGGCCCCTGGGTGGACCCCTTTCTCCAGCCGACGGCTTCGACCTGCACGCCGGCTCACTGGACGCCCTGGCCGACCAACTCGCTGACGGCACGGCCTGCCCCGCGGACGGCAGCGTGGGGCGCCCACGGTGAACCTGGCTCGGGCGCGGCGCCGACCGCCGGCCGCGGGCGGCAGTCGTACCTCGCCCGCGACCGGCGGTGCGTCACTTCACTCGGCCGCCGCCGCCACGCGGTCCTTCGTCGGCTTCCGGCGTGCCACGGGGGTGTCCAGGTGGACGACGACCGTGGTGTAGAAGCGGTGCACGGCGTCGTCGACACTGCGGATGAAGCCGGTCTCGGCGTTGCCGCGTCCGCTTCCCATCCCCTTGAACAGGGAGAGCCGGAAACCGGTGATCTTGGTCGCGCCGTCCTTGGGGAGCAGATCCGCCGGTTCGGGACGCAGCCGCTCCAGGGTGCCGCGCGGACCCGGGCCGGTGCCGTCGACGAGGGTCTCGACATGGAGGTCCGCCGGCGCGTCCGCCAGACGCCGGACGAGCTGCTTGGCCCAGCTCAGCGGGTAGCCCTGTTCGGGGGAGGGGACGTCGATGGCGGTGCGCAACTTGCCGGTGCGCAGGTCCGCGCCGACGGTCAGAACACCGGGGGTGCCGTCGATCCGCAGCTCGGCCTGGAGGCGCCCGTCGAGGCACAGCTGGTCGGCGAGGCGGTCACGGCGTTCCTTCGGGTCCGTTCCGCGCTTGGCCCGCTGGACGGGCAGGACCTTCTGCCCGAGTTCGCCACCCAGCCTGAGGCAGACCTGGCGGATGAGCCGTTCCCAGTTCTCGACGACCTCCAGCGCCCGGCCGTCCCCCTGACAGAGGGTCTCGTCGTCGATGCCGTTGCGCACGGGGACCCAGGAGGGCCCCATGTTCTGGAAGCCGTGGCAGCCGGAGTTCTCGTGCTGGAGGTAGTGCAGCAGTTCCTGCAGCAGCCAGGCGTGCGCGGCGTTGCCCACCCCCTCGTGCCTGATCAACATCTGCGCCTGGTGGGCTACTTCCGCCCAGGACAAGTGCCACAGGGCGACCTTGTGCTTGCGCCGCCTGTCGATCTTGACGTCGACGAGCGGGCTGCCTTCCAGGGCGACGTCGTTCGTCAGCGTGATCACGGCTTCGTAACCGCGGCGCGCGGCGATGTCCATGTACGCCTGCACCTGCTCGGCCTTGAGCGCGTTGCCGTTGGTCTTCGTTTCCACCAGGGCGGTCCACAGCTTCCCGGCCCGCTCCACGCGGATGACGCCGTCCGGGCGGCGCGGACTGTCGCCGTGGGGAAGGGAGACCTCCGTGAACGTCTCCATGCGGCCCGCCGGGGCACCGAAGGCCGCGGTGAGTCGTCGGCTGAACTCCGGCACTTGCGCCATCACCGACAGCAGCACGGAGGTGGCCCGCATCTCACGGTCCCGGTCGCTCTTGAGTACGGACACCGGGAACAGCCTCGCGGCCCTCCAGGAGTCGTTCTCCGCCAGGGTCTTCTTCACCGTCGCGGGAAGGGTGACCTTCTTCTTCGCGGTACGTGGCCGGGCGGCCGGCTTCTTGGCCAGGTCCGCCCAGGCCTCGTCCGCCTGGCGCTTGTCCGCGTGGTCGTCGGGTCGGCGAGGGGCGGGTACGGCATCCATCAGTGCCTGCCCGGCCGGCTCCGCGACAGGCACGGACGTCGTCACGTCGCCCGGCCCGCCCGCGCCGACGCTGTCGCCAACGGCATCGAGCACCGCTTCCGGCTCTTCCCCGGCCTCCGGATCCGCTGCCGCCTCCGCGTGCGCCTGTGCTTCCGTGGCCGCGTCGTCCTCGATGTCCACGCCGAAGTCGGTGGCCAGCCCGGCGAGCCCGGTCGCGTACCCTTGTCCGACGGCGCGGAACTTCCACCCCTCGCCCCGCCGGTACAGTTCGCCGAAGATGACCGCTGTCATCGAGTCGGCGTCATCGACGGCGAACCGCAGCAGACCCTCCCCGGCCGCGTCGGCCAGCGTGATCCTCACGTCCTCCAGCTCACCGAAGCTGGCACCCTCGTACCTGCTCGCTGCGACGACGATCCGCTCGACCTCGCCCGGCACCGCGGTCAGGTCGAAACTGATCCGGTCCTCGCTGCCGTCCGCCGTCGGCGTCTTTCCCAGCAGTTGAACGCTTCCGTCGTCGGCCACCGGATGGTTGTAGAAGTAGAAGTAGAAGTCGCTGTCGCTGCGCACCTTGCCGTTCGCGTCCAGCAGCAGTACCGACACGTCCGCGTCGCCCTCGCCGGTCGGGCTGGCCCAGCCCAGACTGACGATGACCGATCCGACGTCCTCGCTGAGGTCCGCCAGGGCCACATTCGCGCCCTTGACCATTTCCTGCATGAAGCCCCCCACTGCGCACCTCGGGCACATGGAATCAATCCGGCCCATTCATCTCTTGCGCGACACAAGAGCCAGTCGCACAGGGAAGACTGTAATACGCACGCAACACCGGCCGTGGAGATTCCGTGAAGCCCGTTCACTGGCGATTCAGGGGCCGGGGCCCGTCGTCGGAGGGCGGTGGGCGGCTCGTATGCTGCGTCAGTCCTGGGAAACGTGTGATCGGAAAGGGAAAGCGCCCCCATCGTGTTTCAGCCCACCCCTGTCTATGACCGCCTCGTCGCCGAACGCGGCGACATCCCCGTCCAGGTCCGTGGAGAAGCCGACCGGATCCACCGTGACCTGGCCGAGGTTCTGCCCCAGTTGCCCTCCACCCCGCCCGGGTACGACACCGCCGAGGCGTCCACGAGGCCTGCCGCCCCGCAGCGGCACCCGTGATCCGACCCGCAGGTGGACGGCGTGCGGGGCGGCACCGCAGGGCGGCACCACGTCAGTGATGCCTGCCCGGCCTCGCCGGACGCCAACGGAACGTGCGGCGGGGCAGGCCGACCGTCCGCCGACCAAGACCGGCGGCCGGCGGACGGCATGATCGCTCGTGGCCGCGATGCGGTGGCATCATGCGCCCTGCACATGCGGAACGAGGAGGGGACCACGACATGCCCAGCGACCGTCTCATGCGCATCCACAGCGCCGAGTTCCAGGCCATGGCCGAGCGGGTCGTGCGAGTCACCGAGCTGACGTCCCGTCTGAACGTCATGCCGTTCGACGACGAGGAGGGCAAGGCGAGGCTGTTCGAGCAGATTTTGGGCAAGCCGCTGCCGTCTCGGGTCACGATCTATCCGCCCTTCTACACGGACCACGGTCTGAATCTCGACCTCGCCGAACGCGTCTTCATCAACCAGAACTGCACGTTCCTGGACTACGCCGGGATCCGGATCGGGGAGCGCGTGATGATCGGCCCGAAGGTCACGTTCATCACCAGCGGCCACCCGGTCGACCCGGAGGAGCGGCGGCTGTACCTCACCGGCGCGCCCATCGACGTGGCGGAGAACGTGTGGATCGGCGCCGGCGCCACGATCCTCCCCGGCGTCAGCATCGGCCGTGACGCGGTCGTCGCCGCCGGCGCGGTCGTGGCCGAGGACGTCCCGCCGGCCAGCTTGGTGACCGGCGGCAAGGCGACCGTGCACCGCCAGTGGTGACGCCGTCCGGGACTTCGTCCCGCACGGCGCGTGGTCAGGCGGCGGTGTCCGGGCCGGCCTCCCAGGGAGCGTCCAACGGGCGCGGCAGCTCGACCCGTTCCACCGATCGACGCGACGGCATGGTCTCGTCCAGCTCCCAGTGGTGCAGGCACTCCTCACACCGAACGCCGTCCACGAGGATGTCGGTCTCGCCGTTCGGGCAGGCCGTGCCATCTCCCCGGCCCGCGCACATGCGGTCTGCTGTGATGTCCCCCATACGTCCGAGCCTGCGCAACCGCTCCCGGCCCGCGGGAGGAGCCGTGAGGGGCGCACGGACGCGCAGGGGATCGCATACCGCCCCAACCGTCAAACAGCGCCACACAGCACCCGCACGCCGCCGGCAGGGGAGTACGCAGGAACGGCCAATGCCGTGGAACCAGGTCCAACGGCTCATGCCCTGGGACCAGGTCGGTGCACAGGGCCTGGCGCGGACGGGCCGGACGCGTCGCCCGCCAGGTCAGACGGACGCCAGCCAGGCTGCCGTGGCGTCGGGGTGGCTGAAGCGGTGGGTGTCGAGTGGGGCGAAGCGGGGGTCGTGGACACGGCGTTCGATCTCGCGGCGGCGGGGCCCGTGCTGCGACCAGGCCCACCAGGCCGGGTGCTCCCGGCTCAGCCAGCCCGCCACGGTCTCCCGGTTGCCGCCGAACAGGACCTCGCGTGTGACGGTGCGCCGGAACGACCGGCGCAGGACGCGGGGCATGACGACGCGCTTGGGATAGTCCAGCCAGACCACGGTGTCGGCCCGGTCCCACAGCAGGTCACGGACCTCCGGGTAACCGAGGGAGTCGACGATCCAGCGCGGTTCCGCGGTGAGTCGCGACACGTCTTCGCCGAAGCGCTCGTTGACGGCCCACCGGGGCCCGTTGAAGTACAACGCGTCCATCTCGTGGTACGGCAGGCCCAGACGACCGCTCAGGGCCAGGGCGAGCGTGGACTTGCCCGCACCCGTGACACCCACGACCACTATCCGTTCCACGGAGGCACCCTAACCCGGGCCCCGGCCACGACCGCATCGGT contains these protein-coding regions:
- a CDS encoding dihydrofolate reductase family protein, yielding MKLTTITNVSVDGVMQGLGGSEEDRSGGFERGGWALPLVDEEAMAHLGEVYGRADAFLFGRRTYEIFAGSWGVMPDPESNPVAAPLHARPKYVVSSTLTRPQWARTTVLSGDLTTAVRELKERGQGELQVHGSGQLVRWLAAHGLVDEFVLLTYPVIVGQGTRLFPQDGPDSALDLVDCRSTPGGVTIQVYRPAGRPRYATDTPAATS
- a CDS encoding PP2C family protein-serine/threonine phosphatase; the protein is MSTPRVDYQALFSVMPSPYLVLDPDLVVVEVNEMYLSVTGRARHDLIGHHLFDVYPENPDDPAADGIRNLSASFQRVLETGEPDSLAVQRYDLAVPGRPGEFQERWWSPVNTPVLGPDGEIAWIVHRVEDMTEFLLSRTARDAPTGGGRTRAAAEAELYARARELQETNEKLRAAHDWERRTALALQEVMLHAPDLASHRGIAVRYMPATRSLNVCGDWYDVVDLADDSFTVAVGDVVGHGLEAAAVMGMLRSALSAAVRAIQEPGGAMDLLSRYARTFEGALATTAAKAVVDTRGRRITYTCAGHPPPLLGSPDGTVLLLDQATDPPLGILTERTPRPQATVDYLPGDTLVLYTDGLIERRGEDIDAGLLRLTDALAGHAQLDPEPLADTLLTRLGVADGGRDDIALIVVRL
- a CDS encoding TerD family protein, whose translation is MQEMVKGANVALADLSEDVGSVIVSLGWASPTGEGDADVSVLLLDANGKVRSDSDFYFYFYNHPVADDGSVQLLGKTPTADGSEDRISFDLTAVPGEVERIVVAASRYEGASFGELEDVRITLADAAGEGLLRFAVDDADSMTAVIFGELYRRGEGWKFRAVGQGYATGLAGLATDFGVDIEDDAATEAQAHAEAAADPEAGEEPEAVLDAVGDSVGAGGPGDVTTSVPVAEPAGQALMDAVPAPRRPDDHADKRQADEAWADLAKKPAARPRTAKKKVTLPATVKKTLAENDSWRAARLFPVSVLKSDRDREMRATSVLLSVMAQVPEFSRRLTAAFGAPAGRMETFTEVSLPHGDSPRRPDGVIRVERAGKLWTALVETKTNGNALKAEQVQAYMDIAARRGYEAVITLTNDVALEGSPLVDVKIDRRRKHKVALWHLSWAEVAHQAQMLIRHEGVGNAAHAWLLQELLHYLQHENSGCHGFQNMGPSWVPVRNGIDDETLCQGDGRALEVVENWERLIRQVCLRLGGELGQKVLPVQRAKRGTDPKERRDRLADQLCLDGRLQAELRIDGTPGVLTVGADLRTGKLRTAIDVPSPEQGYPLSWAKQLVRRLADAPADLHVETLVDGTGPGPRGTLERLRPEPADLLPKDGATKITGFRLSLFKGMGSGRGNAETGFIRSVDDAVHRFYTTVVVHLDTPVARRKPTKDRVAAAAE
- a CDS encoding DUF6411 family protein, giving the protein MMVVGIVAVCVVIAVLAFFVPRLSRHPQNGTQRTLGFGSRAGSKAPGPLGRLLSKPFSSSSRAVGRSGSAGRRARGKMPF
- a CDS encoding adenylate kinase; translation: MERIVVVGVTGAGKSTLALALSGRLGLPYHEMDALYFNGPRWAVNERFGEDVSRLTAEPRWIVDSLGYPEVRDLLWDRADTVVWLDYPKRVVMPRVLRRSFRRTVTREVLFGGNRETVAGWLSREHPAWWAWSQHGPRRREIERRVHDPRFAPLDTHRFSHPDATAAWLASV
- a CDS encoding DapH/DapD/GlmU-related protein — encoded protein: MPSDRLMRIHSAEFQAMAERVVRVTELTSRLNVMPFDDEEGKARLFEQILGKPLPSRVTIYPPFYTDHGLNLDLAERVFINQNCTFLDYAGIRIGERVMIGPKVTFITSGHPVDPEERRLYLTGAPIDVAENVWIGAGATILPGVSIGRDAVVAAGAVVAEDVPPASLVTGGKATVHRQW